Proteins co-encoded in one Waddlia chondrophila WSU 86-1044 genomic window:
- a CDS encoding substrate-binding periplasmic protein — MSSINRKLVISITSGLFVAVALIWLILRVFSGGYTPTVPIYYIARDSTWYPADLRGKEKNMVGFANDLIQEIADMQGFRVQVFEVGRNGLYDGLDTGRYEGVFSTLEPNPVNRKKYLFSDPFYRLGPVLIVRENSKIASLEDLNGKILGIESGALQTFDLSEPPKVVMIPYDSSSTALERLNANVIDAVIMDVLRAYVFTGGFYSGRLKIATSPLTDRGLRLLTRNQPNFHLLISQFNEGLHRLQESGRYGELLDKWELIHTELVQELPDHTS, encoded by the coding sequence ATGAGCAGTATTAATCGAAAACTTGTGATCTCAATTACCTCCGGGTTGTTTGTTGCGGTTGCTCTTATTTGGTTGATCCTGCGTGTTTTTTCCGGAGGCTATACTCCTACCGTTCCCATTTACTACATTGCGCGTGACAGTACATGGTATCCTGCCGATCTTCGCGGCAAAGAGAAGAACATGGTTGGTTTCGCCAACGACCTAATCCAGGAAATTGCAGATATGCAAGGGTTTAGGGTTCAGGTCTTTGAAGTGGGACGCAATGGGCTCTACGATGGTCTTGATACTGGCCGCTATGAAGGGGTGTTCTCAACGCTTGAGCCAAATCCGGTCAACCGGAAGAAGTATCTGTTTTCCGATCCGTTCTATCGATTGGGGCCTGTGCTGATTGTTCGGGAAAATTCAAAGATCGCTTCGTTAGAGGACTTGAATGGAAAAATTTTGGGCATTGAAAGTGGAGCTTTGCAGACATTTGATCTTTCCGAACCTCCTAAAGTTGTCATGATCCCTTATGATTCGTCTTCTACTGCCCTGGAAAGGCTTAATGCGAATGTGATCGATGCAGTCATTATGGATGTCTTACGTGCTTATGTCTTTACGGGAGGTTTTTATTCAGGGCGCTTGAAAATCGCTACTTCACCTTTAACCGATAGAGGGTTAAGATTGTTAACACGTAATCAGCCCAATTTCCATCTCTTGATTAGTCAATTTAATGAAGGGTTGCATCGCCTTCAGGAAAGCGGCCGTTATGGCGAGCTTCTTGATAAGTGGGAATTGATTCATACGGAACTTGTCCAGGAACTACCGGATCATACATCATGA
- a CDS encoding sulfite exporter TauE/SafE family protein gives MSLLFTMLPVYLLGNLHCLGMCGPIVAFLGKHRFRYAYFLGRLLSFSFAGLAAGELGAVFHIWLKEYNLSALVSIGFGFAMACIGLTILIGREIPGNRWLGSRLAQINHSLSLLLLKDSFFSTALFGFATILLPCGQTLVVYSACALSQSGSAGLLNGFAFGLLTTPSLWLAMHASRVFGKWKGIGNRVLGGCAMIVGLLAVLRGVAEFAWIPHFILNEKYHIALY, from the coding sequence ATGAGCCTTCTGTTTACCATGCTCCCAGTGTATCTTCTAGGTAATTTGCATTGCCTGGGGATGTGTGGGCCGATTGTTGCATTCCTTGGAAAACACCGCTTCCGTTACGCGTACTTTCTGGGGCGTCTGCTATCTTTTTCCTTTGCTGGTCTTGCAGCTGGTGAATTGGGCGCAGTTTTTCACATCTGGCTGAAGGAGTACAATCTTTCGGCATTGGTCAGCATTGGATTTGGCTTTGCGATGGCCTGTATAGGGTTGACTATCTTGATAGGAAGAGAAATTCCTGGGAACCGATGGCTTGGAAGCCGCCTTGCTCAGATTAACCATTCCCTTTCTCTGCTTTTGTTAAAGGATTCCTTTTTTTCAACTGCTTTGTTTGGCTTTGCAACCATTTTGCTGCCTTGCGGGCAAACATTAGTGGTTTATTCCGCGTGTGCTTTGTCTCAGAGCGGGTCGGCAGGTCTGTTGAATGGGTTTGCTTTCGGATTATTGACGACTCCTTCTCTTTGGCTTGCGATGCACGCATCGCGTGTGTTTGGCAAATGGAAAGGGATAGGGAATCGGGTGTTGGGGGGGTGCGCAATGATTGTTGGATTATTGGCTGTTTTGAGAGGAGTTGCAGAGTTTGCCTGGATTCCGCATTTCATTCTTAACGAAAAGTATCATATAGCTCTTTATTGA
- a CDS encoding 2OG-Fe(II) oxygenase family protein, with protein sequence MNNYHTPGGGPPPGPNSYKKGLGFIRNSIQRAIHDPIFEMVKIMPKFSRIVAPQTRKIPENATIPLINLDHLSELKGEARKQLVKQYGDGLRQEGFVGIHAQQLNHLIEQVYREMKEYYHQTFDQKILDWQGYLGMQGYFHQGLEFAPNAKQADIKESYYVPLGHDRWPARTSPSFARTISDYQSYMFEYTKSLMKVLYEYLGRSHAEVDQSLSPRDSLLRLTHYPTLKPTDHAEALWAAPHKDSNALTIMPPGSIPGLEVLTPQGNWKPIIVPHGYIIVSIGMQTEHKTAGLIKARVHRVINPGGRLTLAERYSTSFYGHYFPDHSLKPFDQCLEVVTHEMPPNRKASFLKQYPDIPAKEINKELYDTFR encoded by the coding sequence ATGAATAATTACCATACACCGGGAGGTGGTCCTCCACCTGGCCCCAATTCCTATAAAAAAGGGCTGGGGTTTATCCGCAATAGCATACAGCGCGCAATTCACGACCCAATTTTTGAAATGGTCAAAATCATGCCGAAATTTTCTCGGATTGTCGCCCCGCAAACTAGAAAAATTCCGGAAAACGCCACAATCCCTCTGATCAACCTGGACCATCTTTCAGAGTTGAAGGGAGAGGCAAGAAAACAGCTTGTCAAACAATATGGCGACGGATTAAGGCAAGAAGGTTTCGTCGGCATCCACGCTCAGCAGCTTAACCATCTGATCGAACAAGTTTACCGGGAGATGAAAGAATACTACCATCAAACATTCGATCAAAAAATTCTCGACTGGCAAGGCTACTTGGGCATGCAAGGCTATTTTCATCAAGGATTGGAATTTGCGCCCAATGCAAAGCAAGCAGACATTAAAGAATCCTATTACGTTCCTCTCGGTCATGATCGATGGCCCGCGAGGACATCACCCTCTTTTGCCCGTACAATCAGCGACTATCAGTCATATATGTTTGAGTACACCAAAAGTTTAATGAAAGTCCTCTATGAATATTTAGGCCGTTCCCATGCAGAAGTCGACCAATCATTAAGTCCGCGAGACAGCCTGCTCCGCCTAACGCACTACCCGACTCTCAAGCCAACGGATCACGCAGAGGCGCTTTGGGCAGCCCCTCATAAAGACAGCAACGCACTCACGATCATGCCTCCGGGATCAATTCCCGGCTTAGAAGTGCTGACACCTCAAGGAAATTGGAAGCCAATCATTGTCCCTCATGGCTACATCATCGTCTCCATTGGTATGCAGACTGAGCACAAAACCGCTGGACTGATTAAAGCACGCGTCCATCGCGTGATTAATCCAGGAGGACGGCTAACTCTCGCTGAAAGATATTCCACTTCATTCTATGGGCATTATTTCCCCGATCATTCCCTAAAGCCTTTTGATCAATGCCTGGAAGTAGTCACCCATGAAATGCCCCCTAATCGAAAAGCCTCATTTCTCAAACAATATCCGGATATCCCGGCAAAGGAAATCAATAAAGAGCTATATGATACTTTTCGTTAA